Proteins encoded within one genomic window of Synergistaceae bacterium:
- a CDS encoding aminopeptidase P family protein → MIHQKRLSRLADELKALGLDAIFLGPSTDLEYMTGLDTHPDERVRGLVVGSDGRCFAMTPLLYKEEILHAFGDVPYYAEWNDHEGFAGAFKRGCEHLGVVGGRIAFNDGVRAVDMLVIRDVMKMSMENGGDVLMPLRSRKDDEELGYMREASRLVDEVVRMLHGYIKPGMTERQIAKQIPEFFEEAGADSPSFSPIVASGPNGSMPHYSGGRRVIEENDVIILDLGGRHKSYCSDTTRTFFTGTPTDEHRKVYEIVREAQAVGEAAVQPGVTGQDVDRAARKVIVDAGYGEFFFNRVGHGIGVAVHEHPYIIEGNDKPLEPGNVFSVEPGIYLPGKFGVRIENLVAVRPDGTGEALNKFPRDIESVTIG, encoded by the coding sequence ATGATACATCAAAAACGACTCTCGAGGCTCGCGGACGAGCTCAAGGCCCTGGGGCTGGATGCTATTTTCCTGGGTCCTTCCACCGACCTCGAGTACATGACGGGGCTGGACACCCACCCGGACGAGAGGGTGAGAGGGCTGGTGGTCGGAAGCGACGGTCGGTGCTTCGCCATGACTCCTCTGCTCTACAAGGAGGAGATCCTACACGCTTTCGGCGACGTGCCATACTACGCGGAGTGGAACGACCACGAGGGATTCGCGGGGGCCTTCAAAAGAGGATGCGAGCACCTCGGAGTGGTCGGGGGCAGGATCGCCTTCAACGACGGCGTGCGCGCCGTGGACATGCTCGTGATCCGTGACGTGATGAAGATGAGCATGGAGAACGGCGGCGACGTGCTGATGCCGCTGCGGTCGCGCAAGGACGACGAGGAGCTCGGCTACATGAGGGAGGCCTCGCGCCTGGTCGACGAGGTTGTGCGGATGCTGCACGGCTACATCAAGCCCGGGATGACCGAGAGACAGATCGCCAAGCAGATACCGGAGTTCTTCGAGGAGGCGGGCGCGGACTCCCCGTCTTTCAGCCCGATAGTCGCAAGCGGACCGAACGGGTCGATGCCGCACTACAGCGGCGGCAGGAGGGTCATAGAGGAGAACGACGTCATAATCCTGGACCTCGGCGGACGGCACAAGAGTTACTGCTCCGACACGACCCGAACCTTCTTCACCGGGACTCCGACGGACGAGCATAGGAAGGTCTACGAGATAGTCAGAGAGGCGCAGGCGGTCGGCGAGGCGGCGGTGCAACCCGGCGTCACGGGACAGGATGTGGACAGGGCCGCGCGCAAGGTGATAGTCGACGCGGGATACGGGGAGTTCTTCTTCAATCGCGTGGGGCACGGGATAGGAGTGGCGGTGCACGAGCATCCTTACATTATCGAGGGCAACGACAAGCCGCTGGAGCCCGGGAACGTCTTCAGCGTTGAGCCGGGGATCTACCTGCCGGGCAAGTTCGGCGTGAGGATAGAGAATTTGGTGGCCGTGCGTCCGGACGGCACAGGAGAGGCTCTGAACAAGTTCCCGAGGGATATCGAATCGGTGACGATAGGCTAA
- a CDS encoding ABC transporter permease, with amino-acid sequence MESLGQHQSKGVGEWILENSVTLIFIAFTLFGFMASSGVSIAFFLSELSCRVFRNTFLVLSLIIPVLAGLGLNFGIVIGAMSGQVAITLARYFEMGGIPGLLFSFAVAGLIAALCGYLTGILYNKTRGQEMIASLIVGYFANGVYQFLFLFVVGVIIPVAANHPLIKPDGVGIRMTVDLVPYKKGGMKDALDSIYQIKFVHALLIIAVVAIVALLVRYYLNKKRGYGYRNSFPALITNLVLCLALAGVSIYAMLNKSPLNMVRKIPVVTSLIIIALCIFTVLIMKTKLGQDFRSVGQSQHTAEVSGINVDRTRIIATMISTVLASWGQIIYLQNMGTLNTYNAHTQIGMFSVAALLVGGASTSKASVKHAVFGTILFNAMFIMSPEIGQSLFGQAILGEYFRTFMVYGVIGLALGLHVWNSNKKSRIALE; translated from the coding sequence ATGGAAAGCCTCGGACAACATCAATCGAAAGGCGTCGGCGAGTGGATCCTCGAGAACAGCGTGACGCTGATATTCATAGCGTTCACCCTGTTCGGGTTCATGGCTTCCTCGGGCGTCTCCATTGCTTTCTTCCTGTCGGAGCTTTCCTGCAGGGTCTTCAGGAACACCTTCCTGGTGCTGTCTCTGATAATTCCCGTGCTCGCCGGACTCGGCCTCAATTTCGGGATAGTCATAGGCGCAATGTCCGGGCAGGTTGCGATCACATTGGCCCGCTACTTCGAGATGGGAGGAATCCCCGGCCTGCTCTTCTCCTTCGCCGTGGCCGGACTCATAGCGGCCTTGTGCGGGTACCTGACCGGGATCCTTTACAACAAGACCCGCGGCCAGGAGATGATAGCCTCGCTGATAGTCGGATACTTCGCAAACGGAGTCTACCAGTTTCTCTTCCTCTTCGTCGTTGGAGTGATAATCCCGGTCGCGGCCAATCATCCGCTCATCAAGCCGGACGGCGTGGGCATACGAATGACGGTCGACCTCGTTCCCTACAAGAAGGGGGGCATGAAGGACGCTCTCGACTCCATCTACCAGATCAAGTTCGTCCATGCCCTGCTGATAATAGCCGTGGTGGCCATCGTGGCGTTGCTGGTTCGCTACTACCTGAACAAGAAGCGCGGCTACGGATACAGGAACAGCTTCCCGGCCCTGATTACCAACCTCGTCCTCTGCCTGGCCCTCGCCGGGGTCTCCATCTATGCCATGCTCAACAAATCTCCGCTGAACATGGTAAGAAAGATCCCGGTGGTAACGTCCCTGATAATCATCGCCCTGTGCATATTCACGGTGCTGATAATGAAGACGAAGCTCGGGCAGGACTTCCGATCGGTCGGACAGAGCCAGCACACGGCGGAGGTCTCGGGAATAAACGTCGACCGGACGAGGATAATCGCCACCATGATATCGACTGTCCTGGCCTCCTGGGGGCAGATAATCTACCTGCAGAACATGGGCACCCTGAACACCTACAACGCCCACACCCAGATAGGAATGTTCTCGGTGGCGGCTCTGCTGGTCGGAGGGGCGTCCACGTCCAAGGCCAGCGTCAAGCACGCGGTATTCGGCACCATCCTCTTCAACGCCATGTTCATCATGTCGCCGGAGATAGGTCAGTCGCTGTTCGGACAGGCCATCCTCGGCGAGTACTTCAGGACCTTCATGGTCTATGGCGTCATCGGGCTGGCCCTCGGGTTGCACGTCTGGAACAGCAACAAGAAGAGCAGGATAGCCCTGGAGTAG
- a CDS encoding sugar ABC transporter ATP-binding protein has product MSESLLQFRNVSKSYFGNKVLSDVNFDVKKGEIHALIGENGAGKSTLMNILFGMPVITSTGGYEGDVLLDGKKLAFKSPHEAMDAGIGMVHQEFMLIPGFTITENIKINRELTTPNIVSRVLGHRLETLDMGRMNVDARKALDQLDMNIEEFLLVAGLPVGHMQFVEIAREIDKTGIKVLVFDEPTAVLTESEAKNLLAAIRRLASLGIGIVFISHRLDEIVEVSDRVTILRDGEHVATKKTSDTDVVEIASLMIGRKMTIDRAEGSKRKISDEVYMSVHDLHVAMPGEMVRGIDLSIKKGEIVGIGGLAGQGKLGIANGIMGTYHTSGEVFFKGKKMRLDDPRSAIRSGIGFVSEDRKGVGLLLDESIELNIAFTAMQVGGRFLKKTGPFTQQDDASIRRHALKMIKDLDIRCESPMQHTGSLSGGNQQKVCVARALTQEPEFLFVSEPTRGIDIGAKRLILDLLMRLNEELGMTVVMTSSELAELRSICDRILIICEGRVAGELAPDASDAEFGLMMAGAKTAKAGGTMKGGSADVRA; this is encoded by the coding sequence TTGAGCGAAAGCCTTCTCCAGTTCAGGAACGTTTCGAAGAGCTACTTTGGCAACAAGGTGCTCTCCGACGTGAACTTCGACGTGAAAAAAGGAGAGATACACGCTCTCATAGGAGAGAACGGGGCCGGCAAGTCCACTTTGATGAATATCCTCTTCGGAATGCCGGTCATAACAAGTACAGGCGGTTACGAGGGAGACGTCCTTCTGGACGGAAAAAAACTGGCATTCAAATCTCCTCACGAGGCAATGGACGCCGGCATAGGTATGGTCCACCAGGAGTTCATGCTGATTCCAGGGTTCACCATCACGGAGAACATCAAGATCAATAGGGAGCTCACAACTCCGAACATCGTATCCAGAGTCCTGGGTCACCGGCTCGAGACATTGGATATGGGCAGGATGAATGTGGATGCCCGCAAGGCCCTGGACCAGCTCGACATGAACATAGAGGAGTTCCTGCTGGTGGCGGGGCTCCCGGTCGGTCACATGCAGTTCGTGGAGATAGCCCGCGAGATAGACAAGACGGGAATAAAGGTGCTCGTATTCGACGAGCCCACCGCGGTTCTGACCGAGTCCGAGGCGAAGAACCTGCTGGCAGCGATCCGCAGGCTCGCCTCCCTGGGAATCGGCATAGTGTTCATAAGCCACAGGCTTGACGAGATAGTCGAGGTCTCGGACAGGGTGACGATACTGCGCGACGGGGAACACGTCGCGACCAAGAAAACTTCGGATACGGACGTGGTGGAGATCGCCTCCCTGATGATAGGTCGCAAGATGACCATCGACAGGGCGGAGGGATCGAAGCGAAAGATCTCCGACGAGGTATACATGAGCGTGCACGACCTCCACGTCGCGATGCCGGGCGAGATGGTCAGGGGCATCGACCTTAGCATAAAAAAGGGCGAGATCGTCGGCATAGGCGGACTCGCCGGGCAGGGGAAGCTGGGAATAGCAAACGGCATCATGGGCACTTATCACACCAGCGGAGAAGTCTTCTTCAAAGGGAAAAAGATGAGGCTTGACGACCCTCGCTCCGCGATCCGGTCGGGCATCGGCTTCGTCAGCGAGGACAGGAAGGGAGTCGGGCTTCTGCTGGACGAGTCCATCGAATTGAACATAGCCTTCACCGCCATGCAGGTCGGCGGCAGATTTCTGAAGAAGACCGGTCCCTTCACCCAGCAGGACGACGCCTCCATAAGACGCCACGCTCTCAAGATGATAAAGGATCTGGACATCCGGTGCGAGTCTCCGATGCAGCACACGGGCAGCCTGAGCGGCGGAAACCAGCAGAAGGTCTGCGTCGCGCGCGCCCTTACGCAGGAACCCGAGTTCCTGTTCGTCTCCGAGCCCACCAGGGGCATCGACATCGGCGCGAAGAGGCTGATACTCGACCTGCTTATGAGGCTGAACGAGGAGCTCGGGATGACCGTGGTCATGACCTCGTCGGAGCTGGCGGAGCTCCGCAGCATCTGCGACAGGATACTGATCATCTGCGAGGGCAGGGTGGCCGGGGAGCTGGCGCCCGACGCCTCCGACGCGGAGTTCGGACTCATGATGGCCGGAGCCAAGACCGCGAAAGCGGGCGGTACGATGAAGGGAGGTTCTGCAGATGTCCGAGCTTAA
- a CDS encoding DUF3798 domain-containing protein → MKRMFGVLLGLVAIAVVAYYMLAPVEVSFAPPAGDRKVAIITNTVSQNEEEYRSAQQMVDKYGDRIVHVMWPDNFMAEQEQMVGILSKLAHDSSIKAVIINQAVPGTNPAIDKLREIRRDVFIVYASPQENPPDVAEKAHLILMPDELEMGNTIPMQAQKLGAKVFVHYSFPRHMSQVLLSGRRELMKAKCAELGIEFVDATAPDPMGDSGLPGAQQFILEDVPKMVEKYGKDTAFFSTNCAMQIPLIKSVVDTGAIYPQPCCPSPYHGFPTALGVESDLSRTDNLQHVIDETRRILKEKGVEGRLSTWPVPAAMMFTIAGTEYAFKVIDGELPLGTLDIREIERCMANYAGVEVKSSAYVDEVTGRAYNNFRFVLMDFLTY, encoded by the coding sequence ATGAAAAGGATGTTCGGAGTACTGTTGGGCCTCGTGGCTATTGCGGTGGTCGCCTATTACATGTTAGCGCCTGTGGAGGTTTCGTTCGCTCCTCCCGCGGGGGACCGGAAGGTCGCGATAATCACGAACACCGTGTCGCAGAACGAGGAGGAGTACCGGTCGGCGCAGCAGATGGTCGACAAGTACGGCGACAGGATCGTCCACGTCATGTGGCCGGACAACTTCATGGCCGAGCAGGAGCAGATGGTCGGCATCCTCTCCAAGCTGGCCCATGACAGCAGCATCAAGGCGGTCATCATCAACCAGGCTGTCCCCGGCACCAACCCGGCGATCGACAAGCTGCGCGAGATCCGACGCGACGTCTTCATCGTCTACGCCAGCCCTCAAGAGAACCCCCCGGACGTAGCCGAGAAGGCGCATCTCATCCTGATGCCTGACGAGCTGGAGATGGGCAATACCATCCCGATGCAGGCACAAAAACTTGGCGCGAAGGTCTTCGTTCACTACTCCTTCCCTCGCCACATGTCCCAGGTGCTCCTGTCGGGACGCAGGGAGCTCATGAAGGCCAAGTGCGCCGAGCTGGGGATCGAGTTCGTCGACGCCACCGCCCCGGACCCGATGGGCGACTCCGGCCTCCCCGGCGCGCAGCAGTTCATCCTCGAGGACGTGCCCAAGATGGTGGAGAAATACGGCAAGGACACCGCCTTCTTCTCGACCAACTGCGCCATGCAGATCCCCCTGATCAAGTCGGTCGTCGATACGGGAGCGATCTACCCGCAGCCCTGCTGCCCGTCGCCCTACCACGGCTTTCCGACGGCGCTGGGGGTAGAGTCCGACCTGTCTCGGACGGACAACCTTCAGCACGTGATCGACGAGACCCGCAGGATCCTCAAGGAGAAGGGCGTCGAGGGCAGGCTCTCCACCTGGCCCGTGCCGGCCGCTATGATGTTCACCATTGCAGGCACCGAGTACGCGTTCAAGGTGATCGACGGCGAGTTGCCGCTGGGCACGCTCGACATCAGGGAGATAGAGAGATGCATGGCCAACTACGCCGGGGTCGAGGTGAAGAGCTCTGCTTATGTGGACGAGGTCACCGGCAGGGCGTACAACAATTTCCGCTTCGTCCTGATGGACTTCCTCACCTACTAG
- a CDS encoding ABC transporter permease yields MVGLPTLIIAVFWIMTLVAGHFVGISMSILFSDTLKRAGMNGILVLAMVPAIQSGTGPNFALPIGIVCGLFGTVCSIEFGFLGIWWLLVAVAISLPIAIAAGYGYGRLMNSVKGSEMTIATYTGFSIVALMCLAWLMIPFKSPKMGWFIGQGLRETIQLDAVEAAQILNNFLMFKIGDVIVPTGLLLTFAFFSFLVWLFFRSKRGIAISAGGANPKFAQAAGLNIDGNRIYANVISTILGAVGIIIYSQSYGYAQLYSAPLMMAFPAVAAILIGGATAARAKVSHVVIGVVLFQGLLTTALPVANELFAGTDLSEIMRMMVQNGIILYALTQVKRGVQ; encoded by the coding sequence ATGGTCGGCCTCCCAACCCTCATCATCGCGGTGTTCTGGATAATGACCCTTGTCGCCGGGCATTTCGTCGGCATCTCGATGTCGATCCTTTTCAGCGATACTCTCAAGCGAGCAGGGATGAACGGTATCCTGGTCCTCGCGATGGTGCCCGCCATCCAGTCGGGCACCGGGCCCAACTTCGCCCTGCCTATCGGCATCGTCTGCGGGCTCTTCGGGACGGTCTGCTCCATAGAGTTCGGCTTCCTGGGAATATGGTGGCTCCTGGTCGCCGTCGCGATCTCCCTGCCGATCGCCATAGCCGCCGGGTACGGATACGGACGGCTGATGAACTCGGTCAAGGGCTCGGAGATGACCATAGCGACCTATACGGGCTTCTCGATAGTCGCGCTGATGTGCCTCGCCTGGCTTATGATCCCGTTCAAGAGCCCGAAGATGGGCTGGTTCATCGGGCAGGGCCTTCGAGAGACGATTCAGCTGGACGCCGTCGAGGCGGCGCAGATACTGAACAACTTCCTCATGTTCAAAATCGGGGACGTCATAGTGCCGACCGGTCTGCTGCTTACCTTCGCCTTCTTTTCATTTCTCGTCTGGCTCTTCTTCCGCTCCAAGCGGGGAATAGCCATCTCGGCGGGAGGAGCGAACCCCAAGTTCGCCCAGGCGGCGGGGCTTAACATCGACGGCAACAGGATCTACGCGAACGTTATATCCACCATCCTCGGCGCCGTAGGAATAATCATCTATTCCCAGAGCTACGGCTATGCGCAGCTGTACTCCGCTCCCCTGATGATGGCCTTTCCCGCAGTGGCTGCGATCCTGATAGGCGGGGCGACGGCGGCTCGCGCCAAGGTGTCTCACGTGGTCATAGGCGTAGTGCTATTCCAGGGTCTGCTAACCACTGCTTTGCCAGTGGCCAACGAACTCTTCGCCGGCACCGACCTCTCCGAGATAATGAGGATGATGGTCCAGAACGGTATAATTCTTTACGCTCTTACTCAAGTCAAGAGAGGTGTGCAGTGA
- a CDS encoding ABC transporter permease — MTDGRSVLIALRDRGWAGGLLLLAVVGLLASLDPSILGAGNLANVLAQSAIVGVCAVGMTFVLLSGGIDLSVGAVLALSGAVGAWSCKELGLPVAAAWGAAVLAGLVCGLGSGALVAFGRVPPFMATLAMMAGARGCTLLMTRGYPISGLPQAFYTPGWASVAGIPVSGLIFLGMACAAWVLLQRAPYGVHLRAMGDNPETARLAGLSATRITLSVYAISGAMAGLAGVLMVGRLWSAQPNVGMGLELDVIAAVVLGGASLFGGVGGVGGTVAGVLIMGFLDNGLRMLAVSSYVQQSVKGVVFVGAVLLDLALKGYYRRDRGRDE; from the coding sequence ATGACTGACGGCAGAAGCGTGCTGATCGCGCTGCGCGACAGGGGATGGGCGGGGGGTCTGCTGCTGCTGGCGGTGGTGGGGCTGCTCGCCTCTCTGGACCCATCGATACTCGGGGCCGGTAACCTGGCCAACGTGCTTGCACAGTCGGCTATAGTCGGCGTGTGCGCTGTCGGGATGACCTTCGTGCTTCTTTCCGGCGGGATCGACCTGTCGGTGGGGGCGGTGCTGGCCCTTTCGGGGGCGGTGGGGGCCTGGAGCTGCAAGGAGCTGGGGCTGCCGGTAGCCGCCGCATGGGGAGCGGCCGTCCTGGCAGGGCTTGTCTGCGGACTGGGGTCGGGCGCGCTGGTGGCGTTCGGGCGGGTGCCGCCCTTCATGGCGACTCTGGCCATGATGGCGGGCGCACGTGGCTGCACCCTGCTGATGACCCGCGGCTACCCCATTTCCGGCCTGCCGCAGGCTTTCTACACTCCCGGGTGGGCGTCCGTCGCCGGAATTCCCGTGTCGGGTCTGATCTTCCTGGGGATGGCGTGCGCTGCCTGGGTGCTGCTTCAACGGGCACCTTACGGTGTGCACCTGCGCGCGATGGGCGACAACCCGGAGACGGCGCGATTGGCGGGGCTATCGGCTACGCGCATTACCCTCTCGGTCTACGCGATCTCCGGCGCGATGGCGGGGCTGGCCGGGGTGCTGATGGTCGGAAGGCTGTGGAGCGCTCAACCGAACGTCGGCATGGGGCTGGAACTCGACGTGATCGCGGCGGTGGTGCTGGGCGGAGCGAGTTTGTTCGGCGGCGTCGGAGGCGTCGGCGGAACGGTGGCCGGAGTTCTGATAATGGGATTTTTGGACAACGGATTGAGGATGCTGGCCGTGTCGAGCTACGTGCAGCAGTCGGTGAAGGGAGTCGTCTTCGTCGGCGCGGTCCTCTTGGACCTGGCCCTGAAAGGGTACTACAGGAGAGACAGGGGGAGGGACGAGTAG
- a CDS encoding DUF3798 domain-containing protein — MKKALGILLVFVMGVCLVSSAVPALADYKVAIVTNTVSQNEEEYRSAQQMVDKYGDKIVHVMWPDNFMAEQEQMVSVLAKLAYDEDVKAVVINQAVPGTNPAVDKLLETRDDVFIVYASPQENPPDAAERAQLILMPDELEMGNTIPIQAQKLGAKVFVHYSFPRHMSQVLLSGRRDLMKVKCAELGIEFVDATAPDPMGDSGLPGAQQFILEDVPKMVEKYGKDTAFFSTNCSMQIPLIKSVVDTGAIYPQPCCPSPYHGFPTALGIESDLSQTDNLQHVIDETRKILKEKGLEGRLSTWPVPAAMMFTIAGTEYAFKVINGEVPFDKLDIKVLEQCMADYAGVKVDSTAYLDEATGKVYSNFRFVLMDFLTY, encoded by the coding sequence ATGAAGAAGGCACTAGGTATTCTGTTGGTTTTCGTTATGGGAGTCTGCCTGGTTTCGTCCGCGGTCCCGGCCTTGGCCGATTACAAGGTCGCCATCGTGACGAACACCGTGTCGCAGAACGAGGAGGAGTACCGGTCGGCGCAGCAGATGGTCGACAAGTACGGTGACAAGATCGTCCACGTAATGTGGCCGGACAACTTCATGGCCGAGCAGGAGCAGATGGTAAGCGTGCTGGCCAAGTTGGCCTACGACGAGGACGTAAAGGCCGTCGTCATCAACCAGGCCGTCCCCGGGACCAACCCGGCGGTCGACAAGTTGCTTGAGACGCGCGACGATGTCTTCATCGTCTACGCCAGCCCGCAGGAGAACCCCCCCGACGCGGCGGAGAGGGCGCAGCTCATCCTGATGCCCGACGAGCTCGAGATGGGTAACACCATTCCCATTCAGGCTCAGAAGCTCGGTGCGAAGGTCTTCGTGCACTACTCCTTCCCGCGCCACATGTCCCAGGTGCTCCTGTCGGGACGCAGGGATCTCATGAAGGTCAAGTGCGCCGAGCTGGGGATCGAGTTCGTAGACGCCACCGCCCCGGACCCGATGGGCGACTCCGGCCTCCCCGGCGCACAGCAGTTCATCCTCGAGGACGTGCCCAAGATGGTGGAGAAGTACGGCAAGGACACCGCCTTCTTCTCGACCAACTGCTCGATGCAGATCCCGCTGATCAAGTCGGTCGTCGACACTGGCGCGATCTACCCGCAGCCCTGCTGCCCGTCGCCCTACCACGGCTTCCCGACGGCTCTTGGCATCGAGTCCGACCTGTCTCAGACGGACAACCTTCAGCACGTGATCGACGAGACTCGCAAGATCCTCAAGGAGAAGGGTCTTGAGGGCAGGCTTTCCACCTGGCCCGTGCCCGCAGCGATGATGTTCACCATCGCGGGCACCGAGTACGCATTCAAGGTCATCAACGGCGAAGTGCCGTTCGACAAGCTCGACATCAAGGTACTTGAGCAGTGCATGGCGGACTATGCCGGAGTCAAGGTTGATTCCACCGCGTACCTGGACGAGGCGACAGGAAAGGTCTACAGCAACTTCCGCTTCGTCCTGATGGACTTCCTGACCTACTAG
- a CDS encoding MATE family efflux transporter: protein MDASAAQHERMTVTPVGKLIVSLAIPTIISMLVTAIYNIGDTFFVSKLGTSASGAVGIVFSLMAIIQAVGFTIGMGTGTWISRLLGAQKVDEANTVASSGFFAVILFGVLLAIFGLNSIDGLMRLLGATDTILPYARDYASYILYAAPVMAASFLLNNILRAEGKARLAMVGLTTGGLLNLVLDPIFIFVLELGIAGAAIATAISQCVSFTILISWFIKKQTITRISLARVSKNISVYATILKNGFPAFIRQALASVATIALNLAAATYGDAAVAAMAIVSRLFMFVFAVNLGIGQGYMPVAGYNYGAGKYDRVKSAFFFTLRATSVLMALWALPGFVFAPNLIRLFIKTDLEVVRIGTVALRAMCMVMPLVPIGVVTNMTFQSIGRYGTSTLLSLARQGIFFLPMILVLPKFIGLTGVQITQALSDVFTFLSCLPLVWCLLRDLDESEHGSVESAS, encoded by the coding sequence ATGGACGCAAGCGCCGCTCAGCATGAGAGGATGACGGTGACGCCGGTCGGCAAGCTGATCGTCTCTCTGGCCATACCGACTATAATCAGCATGCTGGTGACGGCGATCTACAACATAGGCGACACCTTCTTCGTCTCCAAGCTCGGCACCAGCGCCTCGGGAGCGGTGGGTATAGTCTTCTCTCTGATGGCCATAATCCAGGCGGTGGGCTTCACCATAGGCATGGGCACAGGCACGTGGATATCCCGCCTGCTTGGGGCCCAGAAGGTGGACGAGGCCAACACCGTCGCCTCCAGCGGCTTCTTCGCTGTCATCTTATTCGGCGTCCTCCTCGCGATCTTCGGACTGAACTCCATAGACGGGCTGATGCGCCTGCTTGGCGCAACGGACACAATATTGCCCTACGCCCGCGACTACGCCAGCTACATCCTCTACGCGGCGCCCGTAATGGCGGCGTCATTCCTGCTGAACAACATACTGCGAGCGGAGGGCAAGGCCCGGCTGGCCATGGTCGGCCTGACGACGGGCGGCCTGCTGAACCTCGTGCTGGACCCGATATTCATCTTCGTCCTAGAGCTGGGAATAGCCGGGGCGGCTATAGCGACGGCCATAAGCCAGTGCGTCAGCTTCACCATACTCATCTCTTGGTTCATAAAGAAGCAGACGATCACCCGCATCAGCCTCGCGAGGGTATCGAAAAATATCTCGGTCTACGCGACCATACTCAAAAACGGCTTCCCGGCCTTCATCAGGCAGGCCCTGGCCAGCGTGGCGACCATCGCGCTCAACCTGGCCGCCGCAACCTACGGCGACGCTGCTGTGGCGGCGATGGCCATCGTCAGCAGGCTCTTCATGTTCGTCTTCGCGGTCAACCTGGGGATAGGACAGGGGTACATGCCAGTCGCGGGTTACAACTACGGGGCGGGGAAGTACGACAGGGTGAAATCGGCCTTCTTCTTCACCCTGAGGGCCACAAGCGTCCTGATGGCCTTATGGGCGCTTCCGGGGTTCGTATTCGCCCCCAACCTCATAAGGCTATTCATAAAGACCGACCTGGAGGTCGTCCGCATAGGCACGGTCGCCCTCAGGGCGATGTGCATGGTGATGCCGCTGGTGCCGATAGGAGTCGTCACAAACATGACCTTTCAGTCGATCGGCAGATACGGGACGTCGACCCTGCTGTCGCTGGCCCGCCAAGGCATCTTCTTCCTGCCCATGATACTCGTATTGCCGAAGTTCATCGGCCTCACGGGCGTCCAGATCACCCAGGCCCTGTCCGACGTGTTTACTTTCCTCTCCTGCCTGCCGCTCGTCTGGTGTCTGCTAAGGGACCTCGACGAGAGCGAACACGGCAGTGTCGAGTCGGCATCCTAG